In the genome of Lactuca sativa cultivar Salinas chromosome 3, Lsat_Salinas_v11, whole genome shotgun sequence, the window AATGATGAAAGTAGTTACATCGCTTAAAGCAGGTTGAGGAACTTGTTTGGATGATTCAAAGGAATCCAGCATAGGCCTCACAAATGCAGGAAGAAACAGACCTAAAATTCACAACAAAAATTAGGTGTATCCATTGATTGATTAATTAAGCTAAAAAAAAGTTTGAAGTATAAGATTCTTAATTCAAAATAGTTGTTTGAAAGGTTAAAATGGATAAACAAATACATTCAGACAATTCATTAAGCTCGTTTTTttcacatagtttgaagatttCAACAATCAACATTCAACAGTTTGatgttatttttttcattttcatgcTCATTCAGATGGATTTTAAGCATTCATCCCCTACTTTTTTTTCCCCATTAAGTACCATAAATAAAGTATTGTCAAGATAAATAATGAAGAGATCTGGCATTCTACCTAACCCCCTTCCCAGGATTCAAAATACTAGATCGCATAGAAAACAATAGTTGAGATAAGGCAAAATGCAATATCGATTTGAACCGATGAGTTACAAGATGTTAGTATCGAAAGAATGATTCAGAAATGCAAAAGTAACCAAATTTCAGAATAAAAACGCTAATGATAAAAACATGATTTAAATCACGAAAGTTCAAGTTGATAAAATGAAAACATCCGATGATTCCAACAACATAAAGATCTTAGACAatcatatactacaacttgtgGTTGAAACTTTGAATTTGATTCGATCAGAAGAAAACTATAGGAATTAGGGTTTGTCAAAAAGAAAGGGGGGTTACCGAAGCCACCGATGAGGCAGGAGGCAGCAACTATAGGCTCTTGGACGATGAACATCTTGAGCTTCTCCATCACCGCCATTGCTCTTCGATCTTCTCGTTGTGTGGTTTCCTTATGACCTCTGTCTCGATGGTGGTCTCAACAGTTAGGGCTATAAGCGGAGCCGGCTTCAGTTTTGGATTGCGCTAGGTTTGACCATTTATTGACTTGAATTAGGGATTtcatttgaaataataagagaaaTCACAAAGGGGTGTTTGTGATTTGTTTATTGAacttaataattatattttgattAACAATATTAGATTGTTAAAAAGAATGTTTTTTTAAACAagcaaaataaataaaactaatggAATTCACCTTTTACCTTGTATTGAAAAACTTATTTGTAATTCGTATAAAAACATGATTTGGTTTTAGATGTAACGTAATAAAATATATTATAGGTCAAAAATATTGTCACAGGCCAATAAAAATTACGAGCGAGCATATTAACCGAAAACCGAACAAAAACCAAATTAACCATATACATGCGGTTCGGTTATCGTTTTCAACCAAAACCGAACTGaaccaataatattaataaatgtttttaatataatataatattaaatagaTGGTATGTAATTATATTCGAAATTGAAAACTCAAAGGGTAATTATTTAGAATTAATGAGATACCTAATATTCTATCATATTAATAAGGTTATAAACACTGAATCATTCACAtttttataacaatgtactttatgtttttcagtttttatagcaaagtatttttatttttgtctttATTTCAACCATTTATGATTAACCAATATTTAACCATTAACCGACAAAAAACGTTAACCAAACTAACATTAATCAATACCCAATGGTTACCAAAATACATTAACCACTTataatggttatggttcggttttagctaaaaaccgaaccaaaccgccCCATACACACCCTAATAAAAATAGGCACTAAAATCATCTTCTCTAATGATGTTAATTTATTTTGACCATTCAATCAAATAGTAAttagttataaaaaaaaaattgtgcatTGGAAATGCTCTAAACAGGACAACATGCTCAAGTTGGGGTAACAATGGTCAATTTAATCCCAAATTATGTATTTAGGGGCTTATTTACATGTTTTGATCTTTCATGGTTAAAtagataattttaaaaatatatcaatATTTCTAATTTAATTTTTAGATTATTCATAATATATCTTGAAATTCTCGTGAATGAAAATTTTTTCCGCAAAAAGAATTTTAATTGTTGATCCCATATATTGAATAACACATAGTGTACTTGGAATTGGATACTTTGATTAAACAAGTCTAAATTAAGAAAAAACAAAGAAACCTAGACATACCTCAATTTATTTAATATGCTATCTCCAACTTTTCTGGAGATCTAAACACACAATTTTCTTGGAACTAAACTATACTATGGGAGTGGTGTTGGCATTGCCAAATGCCAAGCGTCACCTCTCCAAAAATATGAGAAGATGGGAGCGCGACAATGGAATGCCATGGATTTTGCCACCATAAGCCAGGAGCGGTGTTTGCTGACGATGTCGAATTTGTGTCAAAGCTACACCCAAGCCTAATAGTTACTTGAGATATAATCCTGATATTAAACTATAAGAAATTAAATTTCTTCATAATTtttgtttctataaattttcCTATTTAATTGACATGTGTAATATTTAATgttcatttaattaatttttaatgatattttagtatactaatatgacacatgttATTATATAAATGGATAGAAAGATTGgtagaaacaaaaaataaaaatatgttaaatTTCTCTTAAACTATAGATAAACGTCAATAACAATCCATACAAATCAGATGATAACTTTAGTACCTTTGTTTTCTTATCATGACCTTCAATTTGAATATGACCTAAGCTCTTATCATCTTCTATCTCCATTTTAGCTTAGACTTATGTAATTTCAAGTTTTATTGCCAAAAAAAAAGACAGTTATATGGACAAGGTTTGCAATCTTTACCAAATGACAAATAGGAAAATTGGAATTTaacatataagttttaatgaaATCAATTTATTTAACCCAAAGAATGCTAATGCACAGCTAAAAACGAACTTGTTGGATGTTACGTATCTTATTCTTATATATTTTGAACTATTTGAatttaaaatatgaaaa includes:
- the LOC111884860 gene encoding uncharacterized protein LOC111884860; this encodes MAVMEKLKMFIVQEPIVAASCLIGGFGLFLPAFVRPMLDSFESSKQVPQPALSDVVAGMTGKK